In Nasonia vitripennis strain AsymCx chromosome 2, Nvit_psr_1.1, whole genome shotgun sequence, a genomic segment contains:
- the LOC100122358 gene encoding WD repeat-containing protein 46, with product MSAQEKSKASGKKLPIDKEKIAKYDRGPGVNLKKGVKNKIHRQRMRQKEKVRDTMAEQAARTEMLLTEDYGFLETDAGETTTQFKQKEIAENVDITSKTKFFELNLNFGPYKLNYTRNGRHLVIGGKKGHVAAFDWVTKKLACEMNVMESVHDVCWLHIETMFAVAQKDWVYIYDNQGIELHCLKRMNQVTRLEFLPYHFLLASASALGGLTWLDVSIGKIISRYDSQIGRIDVMRQNPYNALLCVGESRGVVSMWSPNSHQPLAKMLCHKQAISSIAIHPYGTYMATSCPDRSLKVWDVRQLAGPVQNAILRSPAQHLSYSHRGLLAVGMGNVVEVFTDTNSDIKPYLRHKSNWGISDVQFCPYEDVLGYGTAKSFASILVPGNAEANYDALEVNPYQKKKQRKEGEVKSLLDKIQPELITLDATTIAEIDVPTLQNKMEAKKKLLFIKPKKIDFKPRRTKAKGKGGTAKVVRSKKALKELARREAVQAMREAKVLIDTKKKEAPKKSYGVLDRFLPKTN from the exons ATGAGTGCACAGG AGAAAAGTAAGGCGTCGGGGAAGAAACTTCCCATCGACAAGGAGAAGATAGCGAAATATGATAGAGGACCTGGCGTAAACTTAAAAAAAGGAGTCAAGAACAAAATCCATAGGCAGAGAATGCGCCAGAAAGAAAAGGTTCGCGACACTATGGCTGAACAGGCTGCACGAACAGAGATGTTGTTAACTGAGGATTATGGTTTCCTGGAAACAGATGCTGGAGAAACCACTACGCAATtcaaacaaaaagaaattgcTGAAAATGTAGATATTACAAGCAAAACAAAATTCTTTGAATTGAACTTGAATTTCGGACCCTACAAATTGAA cTATACAAGAAATGGCAGGCATCTTGTAATCGGTGGTAAAAAAGGACATGTAGCTGCATTTGATTGGGTGACGAAAAAATTGGCTTGTGAAATGAATGTCATGGAATCTGTTCATGATGTGTGTTGGCTTCACATTGAAACAATGTTTGCAGTAGCACAAAAAGATTGGGTGTACATCTATGATAATCAAGGAATTGAACTCCATTGCCTCAAGAGGATGAATCAAGTCACACGTCTAGAGTTCTTACCTTATCATTTTCTTTTGGCATCTGCATCAGCACTTGGTGGTCTTACATGGTTAGATGTTTCTATAGGCAAAATCATTTCTCGTTATGATTCCCAAATTGGAAGAATAGAT GTAATGAGGCAAAATCCCTATAATGCATTATTATGTGTGGGGGAGTCAAGAGGAGTAGTATCTATGTGGTCACCCAATTCACATCAACCATTGGCAAAAATGTTGTGTCACAAACAGGCAATAAGCTCCATTGCAATACATCCTTATGGAACATACATGGCTACAAGCTGTCCAGATCGTTCCCTAAAAGTATGGGATGTGAGACAATTAGCTGGACCAGTTCAAAATGCAATTCTGCGTTCTCCAGCACAACACTTATCTTACAGTCACCGTGGTCTGCTAGCTGTGGGAATGGGAAATGTTGTTGAAGTATTCACAGACACTAATAGTGACATCAAACCTTATCTTCGTCATAAATCTAACTGGGGCATCTCGGATGTGCAGTTCTGTCCTTATGAAGATGTTCTAGGATATGGTACTGCTAAGAGTTTTGCATCGATTTTAGTGCCAGGAAATGCAGAAGCTAATTATGACGCTTTAGAGGTCAATCCataccaaaagaaaaagcAAAGGAAAGAGGGTGAAGTTAAATCTCTTCTTGACAAAATTCAACCTGAGCTTATTACTTTGGATGCTACCACTATTGCCGAAATCGATGTTCCTACATTGCAAAATAAGATGGAAGCTAAGAAAAAACTACTC TTCATAAAACCGAAGAAGATCGACTTTAAACCACGCAGAACAAAGGCTAAAGGAAAGGGTGGCACTGCTAAGGTCGTCAGATCTAAGAAGGCATTGAAGGAATTAGCGCGACGG GAGGCTGTCCAGG